In Synchiropus splendidus isolate RoL2022-P1 chromosome 11, RoL_Sspl_1.0, whole genome shotgun sequence, the DNA window GAAACACTTGTGTGTCCTCCAGCTTTGGCCAGAGATCACTTTACATTGGGAGGTTTTCAGGCAGCGatgtcacagctgctgcagaactgcACCTGGCAACAGCAGACGGAGCCACAGCACCAAGTGAAGAGATTGGAGGTAAATAGCAGCAAACACTATGAGGTTTATGGATGCTGTCCTCACTGTGGATCACCAGGACTGTGAAACCTCCGGGCATCAGTATGTGTGCGGCGTCGGCTGCTGCTCACTGCTAAACTAAAGCTAGTTTGAGAAGTTTATTTGTCGCCTCTGAACCAGGCTGTGGGGTTCTTTATCACAAATGTGGAGGACATGTATGCTGCTGGGGTGGTTGGGGGTGTGTGATGGACGGACACACACGCCGCCGGTGCGACTGCCGATCAATCTGCCCATCACTCACCGGGGCTCGGTGTCGTCTGCAAACCTGTGCAAAATCGTGAATCACCCCACAGAAACACTCCACTCAGTGAGGCGGCTCATTGTGATAAATGGAGGGACGAGGTCGGCCCACGTGTCTGCTTCATTTAGTCACCACATTCTTCTCAAACTtggggtcatgtgactgccaCAGTTTATGAGATGTGCTGTTTGATCGCCTCAAAATTGGGATTAGACCCCAATTTCAGATCAAAAACAGTCCAAACTGATGGATTAAAAACTAGTTCTGTCAATTTTTTATCTCATTTTATCACACTAAAGTTGAGTTGAGTTATCTTGAGTTGAGTTAACTTGACTTTAACTCTTGCATGGATGAGCTGCATCTAACATATTACTCTGCTGTGcgattaaatgagattaaaaattaCAGTCTACTGACAAAAACGCAGCTTTGCGTTTCGTCTGTTTCATAGATCAAGCAGGTGATGATGTGTTCACACTCTGTGCTGCCCACCGACTCACGTGGAGATGAATGAAGTCGCCTTTCTAAAGACCTGGGGCTCCATGTTCTgctcccacacagctgccgtgACTCACTCCCTCTCGGATCAGATGGTTACTTCTCTGGTTTCTGAGCCaaccattcattttcattggacTTTTACGGCTCCAGTCACCTGATTCTGAGAGCGTCCTGATGCCGTAGCCACACTCCGTTATTCATGCCGCTGAGAGGACTTTCAGAAACCATGCCGCATCACATGACTCCAATGAGAACTCAGATTGCATCCCACTGACGCTGCAGCTTTTCTGTGCTCGCCGGATCAACAGTTAGTTTGAGCTTCTCATGCGCCAGTTGACGTCAAGTGATATGAGGGTCTGTGGCCAGGGGCCCCTCTCCGCCTCCCCCCTCCCGtcagtctgcagctcctctcagcaggagcaggagggagagaacCGCGCAGTGAAGTGATCTCTGCGCCGCTTTTGGATTATCGACGCCACAGCCGGTGCCGCTTATTAAATATTTACTGATCGCGTGAGGCGGCGGACATGCGGCAGCGACGCCACCGCGCCGCGGACCCGCCGCTCTGAGAACCGGAGGACCCGCCGGCAGATGATGCCCCGATGTGAGCGCACTTCCAGAGGAGACGCGGGAGGATGAGGCAGCGGGGCGGCGGGTCGAGCGCGGCACCGGCGGGATATGATGAAGCTGAGTGGGAAAGGACTGTGCACCGTCTTCTCCAGCACGATCCTGTTCGTGTGCGCCCTCGGCGAAGTTGTGGTGGGATTACGGTGCGTCTCCCTGGGCTCCGCGGTCAAGGAGCGCTTCCATCTCGGCGCCGCCGCCGGAGCCTTCTACTCCGGGATCCTGGTGGGCTTGGGCCAGGTCCTGCTCGGAACCGCGATGCTGTGCTGCACCAACAGAGCCGGCTGCAGGAACTTCTTCCTCCTCGGAGTTGTGGTCTTCTTGCTCGGGGTGCTGACCGCCTTCTCCGGCGCGGTGGTGGACGGGGACACGGCGGCTCTGGTGGAGCGCAAGTACTCTCACTACTGCTACCAGTCCATGCTGGTGACCCCCGCGTGCGAGCGGCTGCGGGGCTACCAGCGCGGGCTGGTGCTGTCCACGGTGCTGAGCACTCTGGAGTGCGTCCTGGGGCTGATCCACCTGCTGATCATCAAGCGCTACAAGGCGGCGCAGTTGGCGCGCAGCCGGCGCGCTGAGCGGGAGAGCGCGCGGGCCATTCTCTTCCGCGAGGAGCGGGACTCGTCCTGCGCGGACCTGCAGCCCGTCTCTTACATCAACCTGGCGGTGTTTAGCGTCTTTGACGAGGGCGCAGCGGAGGTGCGGAGCGCCGGACACCCGTCGGTGGAGCTCCCGGGATACGCGTCCTCGGACCCGGAGCTCAACCACTGCTTCCCCTTCTCCTACCCGCTGCCCAGCGAACTCCCGCCCGCCTACGAGGACATCTTCCCCGCCGCGAGCGCCGCGCACAGCCGCTCCTGATCCTCCGCTCGGACAATCAGACTTCGGATCCGCCGGCACCAGTTCGGAACTGCTTCCCGATCGACCTTCTTCTCATTCGTTTGCTGTCGAGATTTCTACCTGTGAATAAAGAGCGTGTTTAGTCTCACCCGGAGCTTTAGACGCGCTTCTGGTGAGTCGCTGGAGAACAGCACCGCAGTGATTTGTCTCGCAAAGTTTGGATGAGTCAAAGTCGTGGAGAAAGATTGTGACTCTGTTGGAGTCGCGAAGGTGGGGCTCCTCTATAAAGCATTCAATCGCACCAAAGCTTAAATCGTCcgctttgtttttctccttcctATTGACGCGTAAGCGCAGTTTCCCGCTCTCTGTCGCTTCTGCCGACAACTTCTCAGGTGTGAAGAAAATCTATATCCACATCACACGAGCTCAATGATCTCATGTCACTTGTTATTTTCTACGGGATCATTTCAGACACACAAGAACTAGCACCTGATATTCACCTCATTCCCTCCGCTTTTCTGCTGCGAGTCAAATCGAGTCCAAGTACCGGGGCTTCTGAAGGGTTCATTCAATCCAACGGTGTTTAATCGCCATATGACGCACTGCTGTGTGTACTTGAGTATCACCAGGAGCCTGTGACAAAGTGccgcctgggggccacatgcggtcCTTTACCTGTATTTACGTGGCCCTCAGGAGCAAAACTACTGAAGATATTATTCCCTTTTGAATTGTATTCTTCTAAAGGGTGTTGCTCATTTTCACAGTGTAATTTCAGTGTCTTTATATCATTTTTGCTTTAGCCATAATTTCCAATATAGTAGGTCcttaaaaagtttcatttttttgagcattttatttacattttatattggaataaaatgtaaataaaatccTATAGCACACATTAAGTGCTCCTGTTTTATCATAATGGATGAGCAAAATTGAAGTTGTGTTAAATATTCATTGTGTCCTGTCGATGTGGTTCGACGGCCCCTCACGCCGGTGTcaatatataatgtggccctttgaggaatTTAATTGTGGACTCCTCATCCACCTGCCAGACGGCTGAGTTTTTACAGATTCACTTTTCTTTCGGCACTGGTGCCCTTCAAAAGTAGCTCGACCACAGAGCATGGTGAAATACTGCAGGTGGTTGCATCAGAGAGGAGGATCATCTCCAGACTGAGGGAGAAACCCCAGTAGATGTGGGAGAGAGGTTGacgctgaggaaaaacatgatATTAGCAAGCgggagctgctgctgtgggaCGGGTGATGttggtttggttttggttttgatCCAActttagaggaggaggagtgaatcAGCTCAGGTTTGGAGGCAAATATGAGGAGAAAGTGATTGAGACAGAGGGACCAGTGAGGTGACATGGAGGGGTGATTGGAGAAGGTGAAGGGTTTGCTGTGGAGGACCAAGATTGGGGTGCAGAACAGAAGAGTGGCTGAGACCTGGACCTCGCAGAGGTCACGTGACTCAAACATGGTGACTAGCTGTGTAACAGACGTGACAACCTACCCAAAAAGTGGTGCAAgttctgtgctgctgtgaaggccACATTAGGGTTAGGAGACCCGATTCTTCGTCCCTGACCCAATCTGATCATCCGCCAGTCACTCATGTGCTCTACATGTTCACAGAACCCCTGAAGCCCTTTCTCTGTTTGCCTGAGAAGTGCTGCTCgataataaataaagttgtcaGAGCTTCAACAGCCACAGAGAAACAAAGGTCACCGCTTTGGCTGAAGTGTCCGTGAGCCTCGGAAAAACACGGCTGAGTCACTTTCTCAGAGGAAAGGTGGCATCCGCGTGcacctgctgacctctgacctggacaCAAACAAGCCTCCCACAGTGACAGCACGACTTATCTTCCTATTATAAGAGCAGGACGCCTGAGAGTCGCTTGAAATGAGGAGTCATTGGACTGAACATGTTCCCATTTTCCAGCCCATGCTCCGCCTCAGAACCGATTACACTGGCGTTACAGATGCACAAGCTGCTTTTTGAAAATTGTTGCTCGCGATTGTCACCAGGTTTTTCAGTGAAAAGTTAAGATGAGTTTTTCCAAGCTGCGGTTTGTGAGATGCAGGTGTGTTGCTGGTTGGTTCAGTGACCAAGCTGAGTTGAAGTTGAAGGACGAGGTGTGAGGTGGAACCACTTTGATTCTAGAGACGCAGCTGCTCGGCTTCTAGACACTTGCAAACAAGACCCTTACATGCTTGCACAGCCTTCAATGAGACCCGGTTTTGGGGCAGAATACATGTGTTTGAATGTGTAATGTTccatcactgactcactcagtAAGTTATGTCAGTCGGTGCTAAAGTCAAGCGAAGACGCTGTTGCTACGAAACTGCTAGCCTTGCTAATCTGCCTCCTAGTCATAATGATAGTTAGATCAACTGAAAATTGAACTCAGATTCGAAGCATTTGCTTTTCACTGATGAAACTCTTCTCTCCGCACCTGAAAATGCACCGCCACTCTCTGGGCTAACAAAGtagggtcacgggggcagcagcctcaTCAAAGAGACccagccgtttttttttttttttttttttgtcagtggagtggcctcctccatctcctctgaGGATCCAGTGAACTCTGTGCCTCTGAGAACAAGCTTGTTCCCGCAGAGAAGCGGCAGCCGCTGGACGGATAATGACGAGTAATGGCGCACTTGACAAAAGCAGGGTGTAGCGCCGGCGCCTATTATCTCCAGATCTGTGTTCCCTGGACCGCGGGGGAGGTTTTCTGCTCGCCAGGGATCCGCTGCTGGTGCATTAGCGTAATGACAGCCGCTGGCTCCGGTCACGCAGCGGAAAAACGCTGACTTGCACCTCAAACTTCTTCCAGGGAGAAGAACATCAGAGGCACAAGTGATGACTCGGCACATATTGGGACGGGTGACGGCGGCGTGCATCACGGAAGCGAAGGCATAAATACTGGTGAACCGTGGCGCGCTCGGCCTGGTTTTTTCTCTCTTGAATAGCGATGACATGTCAAGGACGAAGCGGCGGCCGCACTCGTGCACCCACCAAGTCAATATCCTCTAAAAGCCTCTAATTGGACACATATCCACTTGTGTGTGCAGCTGCCAGAGAAAGTTGTGTCTGGAGAAGCTCCAGTAGCTTTTATCAGGCAGCGCTGAGCCTTTCCTGACACAAGTGTGGATCATTAACGTCCGAGTCTTTGACTGGCCGCTGCCAACTCATCAATGGCTTCATTCCGACTCGCTCCCTTTCACTCCTTTCAACTACTGGACGGCTGCTCTTTCATGCTGGTCGGTGCTGTTGGAGGAGGCAACCAGCAGGGGGTCGTGCTAGGTGAACTATGACTAGATGTTTGGACTTGCTTGCGCAGTGGATTACAGCAGGTCATCTCCTGTGACTCGGGTTTGCTGCCACACACTGAGCACAGTTAGTGGCGAACACCGGTGGACGCTAGTCTGAGTCGCAGTCTGCAACTCTCCCCTGGATTGTCACTGCACAACAGGCACCAACAGCTAACACCAACATCAGGGAAGCAAACTGGAGACGGTGAGGTGAGTTGTGATGCCGCAGAGAGCCGGACTGATGCCGATCATTACCCGTGCCCAGCGCCGCGGCCACACAACATCACCTACTTATTTCCCTCTGAGTGAAACATGCATCAGTTTGTCTGTGTCCTGTAATGGACTGGAGtactttccagggtgtcc includes these proteins:
- the LOC128767654 gene encoding transmembrane protein 271-like — protein: MMKLSGKGLCTVFSSTILFVCALGEVVVGLRCVSLGSAVKERFHLGAAAGAFYSGILVGLGQVLLGTAMLCCTNRAGCRNFFLLGVVVFLLGVLTAFSGAVVDGDTAALVERKYSHYCYQSMLVTPACERLRGYQRGLVLSTVLSTLECVLGLIHLLIIKRYKAAQLARSRRAERESARAILFREERDSSCADLQPVSYINLAVFSVFDEGAAEVRSAGHPSVELPGYASSDPELNHCFPFSYPLPSELPPAYEDIFPAASAAHSRS